One part of the Candidatus Mancarchaeum acidiphilum genome encodes these proteins:
- the pdo gene encoding protein disulfide oxidoreductase: MVKLKDDDKKAITEKFSKELKGDVNIMYFYDSDKKVCPYCSEMTELLEDLVGLSPKLKLTKYNAADESTEKERKFLKINDQVPALVLGGKKIYNLYYFGIPAGYEFASLLEDIVDVSNGTTRLSEKTKAELKEVSKPIDIKVFVTPTCPWCPRAVRTAHQLAIENPMITSSMIEASEFEEMSTKYKVMAVPRIVINDKSYFEGAQPEQVFMEYIKEELKDEAK; encoded by the coding sequence ATGGTAAAACTTAAAGATGATGACAAAAAGGCAATAACTGAGAAATTTAGCAAAGAATTGAAAGGAGACGTCAACATAATGTACTTCTACGACTCTGACAAGAAGGTTTGCCCCTACTGTTCCGAGATGACGGAGCTGCTCGAAGACCTTGTAGGCCTGAGCCCAAAATTAAAGCTTACAAAATATAATGCCGCAGACGAATCCACAGAGAAAGAGAGGAAGTTCCTTAAAATAAATGACCAGGTTCCCGCATTGGTGCTTGGAGGGAAGAAGATATACAACCTTTACTACTTCGGCATACCTGCAGGATACGAGTTTGCATCCCTGCTTGAGGATATAGTAGACGTCTCAAATGGAACTACAAGGCTTTCTGAAAAGACAAAGGCAGAGCTCAAAGAGGTAAGCAAGCCCATAGATATAAAGGTATTTGTCACCCCTACCTGCCCATGGTGCCCAAGGGCGGTAAGGACAGCACATCAGCTTGCAATAGAAAACCCTATGATAACAAGCAGCATGATAGAGGCATCGGAGTTTGAAGAGATGTCAACAAAATACAAAGTGATGGCAGTCCCAAGGATAGTCATTAATGACAAGAGCTACTTTGAAGGTGCACAGCCAGAGCAGGTGTTCATGGAATACATCAAAGAGGAGCTCAAGGATGAAGCCAAATAA
- a CDS encoding M20 family metallo-hydrolase, producing MDDVSYIDSINNKINSYKDEMISSLSELVGMPAISPEIGGKGELERAGWITEFLKGIGVTEIKRYDYTDTTGATRPNIVSKVGTNKRTIWILCHMDTVAAGDLSLWKQDPFKAYVEDGKIYGRGTNDNGQSLIATLYAAKAIIELKVNLQYNFGMVFVADEEIGSHYGAERLAKEGIFGSDDMMLVPDWGVPTGDKIEIAEKSILWIKVTASGKQVHASTPEDGVNAYKLAVKFLNDLDDQLHSKYNVKDERFDYPVSSFEMTKHDKNVDSINIIPGKDVSYIDCRVLPNYKLDEVIADMKALAEKHSKKGKINIEVFNREDAAKPTDANSEIVQLLSKRINQIRKISVSTVGIGGGTVAKYFRDNGVPVAVWSTEDDVAHQPNEYSVIDALVSDSKVFASLVL from the coding sequence ATGGACGATGTATCCTATATAGATTCAATCAATAATAAGATAAACAGTTATAAGGATGAAATGATCTCTTCTTTGTCGGAATTAGTTGGCATGCCTGCAATCTCCCCAGAGATAGGAGGCAAAGGCGAACTTGAGCGCGCAGGATGGATAACTGAATTTCTTAAAGGCATTGGTGTAACTGAGATCAAGAGATATGATTACACTGATACAACAGGTGCTACAAGGCCAAATATAGTTTCTAAAGTGGGCACAAATAAAAGGACAATATGGATACTGTGCCACATGGACACGGTGGCTGCGGGCGATCTTTCGCTTTGGAAGCAGGATCCATTCAAGGCATACGTTGAAGATGGAAAGATTTATGGAAGGGGAACTAATGACAATGGCCAATCCTTGATAGCGACATTGTACGCTGCAAAAGCTATAATAGAGCTTAAGGTAAACTTGCAGTATAACTTTGGCATGGTTTTTGTGGCAGATGAGGAGATAGGAAGCCATTACGGAGCAGAGAGACTGGCCAAGGAGGGCATATTTGGAAGCGATGACATGATGCTTGTCCCTGATTGGGGAGTGCCAACAGGAGATAAAATAGAGATTGCAGAGAAAAGTATACTGTGGATTAAAGTTACTGCTTCTGGAAAACAGGTACATGCAAGTACTCCTGAGGACGGAGTAAATGCTTATAAGCTAGCAGTAAAATTCCTTAATGACCTGGATGACCAACTCCATTCTAAGTATAATGTTAAAGATGAGAGGTTTGATTATCCGGTATCATCATTTGAAATGACAAAGCACGACAAGAACGTGGACAGCATAAACATAATACCGGGAAAAGATGTCTCTTACATTGATTGCAGAGTTTTGCCAAATTACAAGCTGGACGAGGTCATTGCAGACATGAAGGCATTGGCGGAAAAGCATTCCAAAAAAGGCAAGATCAATATAGAGGTATTCAACAGGGAAGACGCTGCCAAGCCAACAGACGCAAATTCCGAGATTGTCCAACTGCTGTCAAAGAGGATAAACCAAATCAGGAAGATATCCGTTAGCACGGTTGGGATAGGGGGCGGCACAGTGGCAAAGTACTTCAGAGACAACGGCGTCCCAGTAGCTGTTTGGAGCACTGAGGATGATGTCGCACACCAGCCGAATGAGTATTCCGTTATAGATGCTCTTGTTTCCGATTCAAAGGTATTTGCTTCTTTAGTGCTTTGA
- a CDS encoding AAA family ATPase produces MIKSIDLKNWKVHSDTHLDFDKGVNILIGIMGAGKSSIVDAISFGLFGTFPALNSGRVKLDNLISNSANVNEASVKLEFDIDNNSYTVTRKIKREKGADALLEKNGKFLQTQPKRVNEEIESLLKLNYDTFIKAIYAEQNKLDYFLDIRKGERKKSIDEMLGLDRFTNVDENATSVIGMINRIIKEDEQLIGNIDVRSIKQQIEDLSVKKQDILGEIGSYKSEFGKLSLEVEKYANSLKEMKEKRLKKLKLKEEMASISSKINTLKAEMEKISVPMQKEELENNYLIAKNKFESLSADLEKSRKQQMDLARDIATAKSDFEANSKKLKENEEILLKVKEFEKLDLDKAIAEAEDRINKENLEIASDEGSVKELSKWVAELSKDISKCPVCDREIGTDLRLKLLEEKNSSIADYKSKILLHKNELNALKEKFNAFNEDKRKLDILRGKLEDIDKIKQIIDLLSSKSQNLKSQYELVAKTVEGYNSNREQAREDVNKIEKYIEDLKRQETLKKSIDTENKALKEKNGEFQSIDISEDRIENLQNEYNNLYSKRNEIKIRYETGKKRYDDILLQIADKINQVNRVEESEERVSSRKRLVSSLEKFRTALKETESGLRNRLVSSVNDVMADLWPKIYPYGDYEYIMLNTYKDDYLLEGIVNINGKKEKVSIDSFASGGERSTASLALRIALGMVIVPNLKWIILDEPTHNLDAAGISRLVSVFSETLPDIVEQIFIITHDDSLKQVHPAKIYMVERDKEARAPAAISEL; encoded by the coding sequence ATGATAAAGTCTATAGATTTGAAGAATTGGAAGGTCCACAGTGATACCCATCTTGATTTTGACAAAGGGGTAAACATACTCATAGGTATAATGGGTGCAGGGAAAAGCTCAATAGTTGATGCGATATCATTTGGCTTGTTCGGCACATTCCCTGCTCTAAATTCGGGCAGGGTGAAGCTTGACAATTTGATATCGAATTCCGCCAATGTAAACGAAGCCTCCGTAAAACTGGAATTTGATATAGACAATAACAGTTATACAGTTACAAGGAAAATAAAGAGGGAAAAGGGGGCAGATGCATTGCTGGAAAAGAATGGGAAATTCCTGCAGACACAGCCTAAAAGAGTCAATGAAGAGATAGAGTCGTTGCTCAAATTGAACTACGACACCTTTATTAAGGCAATATATGCTGAGCAGAACAAGCTCGACTATTTTTTGGACATACGCAAAGGCGAGAGAAAGAAAAGCATAGATGAGATGCTTGGGCTTGACCGTTTCACCAATGTGGATGAAAATGCGACCTCAGTAATAGGTATGATAAACCGCATAATCAAGGAAGATGAACAGCTAATAGGCAATATAGATGTCAGATCGATAAAACAGCAGATAGAGGACTTGTCGGTGAAGAAGCAGGATATTTTAGGAGAGATAGGCTCTTACAAATCCGAATTTGGAAAGCTTAGTTTAGAAGTTGAGAAATATGCAAATTCGCTCAAGGAGATGAAGGAAAAGAGATTGAAGAAGTTGAAACTGAAAGAGGAAATGGCAAGCATATCGTCAAAAATCAATACCCTTAAGGCAGAGATGGAAAAAATCAGTGTACCTATGCAAAAGGAGGAACTGGAGAACAATTACCTGATTGCAAAAAATAAGTTTGAATCGCTGTCTGCTGATTTAGAGAAGTCTAGGAAACAGCAGATGGACCTTGCGAGGGATATTGCAACCGCCAAATCAGATTTTGAGGCAAACAGCAAAAAGCTTAAGGAGAATGAGGAAATATTACTTAAAGTAAAAGAATTTGAGAAGCTTGATCTCGATAAGGCAATAGCTGAGGCTGAGGATAGAATAAACAAGGAGAATCTTGAGATTGCATCTGATGAAGGAAGCGTTAAGGAGCTTTCAAAGTGGGTGGCCGAACTTTCAAAAGATATAAGCAAATGCCCTGTATGTGACAGGGAGATTGGCACTGACCTTAGGCTAAAGCTCCTTGAAGAAAAAAACAGCTCAATAGCAGATTACAAATCGAAGATATTATTGCACAAGAATGAACTGAACGCATTAAAGGAAAAGTTCAATGCTTTCAATGAGGATAAAAGAAAGCTTGACATATTGAGGGGAAAACTTGAGGATATTGATAAGATTAAGCAGATAATTGATCTTCTATCTTCAAAGAGTCAGAACTTGAAATCGCAGTATGAGTTAGTGGCAAAAACTGTAGAGGGATATAATTCAAATAGAGAGCAGGCAAGGGAGGATGTCAATAAGATTGAAAAATATATAGAGGACTTGAAGAGGCAGGAAACCTTAAAAAAGTCAATAGATACAGAGAATAAGGCTCTCAAGGAAAAGAATGGGGAATTCCAATCGATAGATATATCTGAAGACAGGATAGAGAATTTACAGAACGAATACAACAACCTTTACTCAAAGCGCAATGAGATAAAGATAAGGTATGAGACAGGCAAAAAGCGCTACGATGACATACTTCTGCAGATAGCCGATAAGATAAATCAGGTAAACAGGGTTGAGGAAAGCGAAGAAAGGGTAAGCAGCAGAAAGCGCCTTGTTTCTTCGTTGGAAAAATTCAGGACCGCGCTCAAGGAAACGGAATCTGGTTTAAGGAACCGGCTTGTTTCCTCAGTAAATGATGTTATGGCAGACTTATGGCCCAAGATCTATCCTTATGGTGACTATGAATACATAATGCTCAATACGTATAAAGATGACTATCTGCTTGAAGGTATTGTAAATATAAATGGGAAAAAGGAAAAAGTTTCGATTGACTCATTTGCAAGCGGAGGTGAAAGGAGCACAGCAAGCCTTGCTCTCAGGATTGCATTGGGAATGGTCATAGTTCCGAACCTAAAATGGATAATACTTGATGAGCCGACGCATAATTTGGATGCTGCAGGGATAAGCAGGCTCGTATCCGTTTTTAGTGAAACACTGCCAGATATAGTAGAGCAGATTTTCATAATAACGCATGATGACAGCTTAAAGCAGGTACATCCGGCGAAAATATATATGGTTGAAAGGGACAAGGAAGCAAGAGCACCTGCTGCCATATCTGAATTATAA
- a CDS encoding 50S ribosomal protein L16 — protein sequence MARLRPARTVRDISSQPWARYSQKKPKKNYIRALPHTSLLVFNMGVDKENYDLKVTLNTTYPIQLRSNALEAARQIINKYLEIKIPGGYYFKVLVYPHNVIREHKMATGAGADRISQGMSHAFGKPIGLAARLIRGQPVFMIKTTKQNMPIIREAFDRARSKLSGQYKVVIAS from the coding sequence ATGGCAAGATTAAGACCTGCAAGGACAGTTAGAGATATAAGTTCTCAACCATGGGCTAGATATTCGCAGAAAAAACCGAAGAAAAATTATATAAGGGCACTACCTCATACAAGCCTTCTTGTATTCAATATGGGAGTTGACAAGGAAAATTATGACCTGAAGGTTACCTTAAATACCACATATCCAATACAACTAAGGTCAAATGCGCTTGAAGCAGCAAGGCAGATAATAAACAAGTACCTTGAAATAAAGATACCTGGAGGATATTACTTCAAAGTGCTTGTATATCCACACAACGTTATAAGAGAACACAAGATGGCTACGGGTGCAGGAGCAGACAGAATATCACAGGGAATGAGCCATGCATTTGGGAAGCCTATTGGATTGGCCGCAAGATTGATAAGGGGACAGCCAGTCTTTATGATAAAGACAACAAAGCAGAACATGCCTATAATAAGAGAGGCATTTGATAGGGCAAGATCAAAGCTTTCAGGACAGTATAAGGTCGTAATAGCGTCCTAA
- the ppa gene encoding inorganic diphosphatase, with product MNFSKQTDDFPETFYSFIEIPMGSGIKYEYKPELDNVVVDRFLFTSMVYPTNYGFALGTKAKDGDPLDILVISQQPIGSGNIIKCRPIGIAIMSDEEGSDNKVIAVPVDKVDPSFSSIKDIEDFPQYMKDKIKHFFEHYKELEKGKFMKFEKFDSKEVAIENLKESKI from the coding sequence ATGAATTTTTCTAAGCAAACAGACGATTTTCCTGAAACCTTCTACTCCTTTATAGAAATTCCAATGGGAAGTGGAATAAAGTATGAATACAAGCCAGAATTGGACAATGTAGTCGTAGACAGATTTCTTTTTACGTCAATGGTATATCCGACAAACTACGGATTTGCATTAGGCACAAAAGCAAAGGATGGAGACCCATTGGACATTCTTGTAATCTCCCAGCAGCCTATAGGGTCCGGAAACATAATAAAATGCAGACCAATAGGTATAGCTATAATGTCCGATGAAGAAGGGTCCGACAACAAGGTAATAGCAGTCCCAGTGGACAAGGTTGACCCGTCTTTTTCAAGCATAAAGGACATAGAGGATTTCCCACAATATATGAAGGACAAGATTAAGCACTTCTTTGAGCATTACAAAGAGCTTGAAAAAGGGAAGTTCATGAAATTCGAAAAATTTGATTCCAAAGAAGTAGCAATAGAAAACTTAAAAGAATCAAAAATCTGA
- the dph2 gene encoding diphthamide biosynthesis enzyme Dph2, protein MKILIQFPEGLKDKVFDYAKKLEEEGNEVYIDAHPTFGACDLAIEEAKTLKVDKLIHFGHAEYGHDRLPKDLGFEVEYNEYKIEAPLNLLPESLDYLKDYGVIGLVTTVQHQHQLSEIKEFYEKNGKSIMIGKPYGLARKEGQVLGCDVGSATTIDKSVDAFVYFGGGVFHPLGAVIATTKPFLIIDPFNGEVKFIDYMREQYSKRRKGLIMSSINAKKFGLLVSTKNGQYNKALADLLKKKIESSGLQAEILITNTFDFGSIDNMIDIDAFVNTACPRIAIDDVDRIRKPLLDANELMEVLKIKEDSEKLKEIAESGSRS, encoded by the coding sequence ATGAAGATTTTAATTCAATTCCCTGAAGGGCTCAAGGACAAGGTTTTTGACTATGCCAAGAAATTGGAGGAGGAAGGCAACGAAGTTTACATAGATGCACATCCAACATTTGGTGCATGCGACCTTGCTATAGAAGAAGCAAAAACGCTTAAAGTGGATAAATTGATACATTTTGGGCACGCGGAATATGGTCATGACAGGCTTCCAAAAGATTTGGGGTTCGAAGTAGAATACAACGAATACAAGATAGAAGCCCCGCTTAACTTGCTCCCTGAATCTCTTGATTATTTAAAAGATTATGGAGTGATAGGTCTAGTTACTACAGTACAGCACCAGCACCAGCTTAGTGAGATAAAAGAATTTTATGAGAAAAATGGAAAATCGATTATGATAGGCAAGCCCTATGGGCTGGCTAGGAAAGAAGGCCAAGTATTAGGGTGCGATGTTGGTAGCGCTACAACCATAGATAAAAGCGTTGATGCATTTGTGTACTTCGGTGGAGGGGTATTCCACCCATTGGGGGCTGTGATAGCGACCACCAAGCCCTTCCTGATAATTGATCCATTCAACGGAGAGGTCAAATTCATAGACTACATGAGAGAGCAGTACAGCAAGAGACGCAAAGGCCTTATAATGTCTTCGATTAATGCAAAGAAGTTTGGGCTTCTGGTAAGCACAAAGAATGGCCAGTACAACAAAGCACTTGCCGACTTGTTGAAGAAAAAGATAGAGTCTTCCGGACTGCAGGCAGAGATTCTTATAACGAATACCTTTGATTTTGGATCAATAGACAATATGATTGATATAGATGCTTTTGTAAATACAGCTTGCCCAAGAATAGCTATCGATGATGTTGACAGAATAAGGAAACCTTTATTGGATGCAAATGAGCTTATGGAAGTGCTTAAGATAAAGGAGGATTCAGAAAAGCTTAAAGAAATAGCGGAATCAGGATCACGGTCCTGA
- a CDS encoding InlB B-repeat-containing protein, with amino-acid sequence MADRRNKRDSKKSMKRLEKKIETDSIKEHSEAQSALEYLVTYGWAILIIAIIVSLLYFFVAVPSSVIPNSCSFTTGANCEDMELGSNSISHTSTISLLLTNSKDYAIKDPSITVEYNKVNVTHSCYPSYVLPGGSIICIANMSTYLPTNAYAYGNLYLNSDDCALSNSSSCTNAPKQIYAGKFNAHVALVVKPSLTISLNASSGHNGRWPADNYPDELTANVIFLGYPLAGSTVNFTEVPDEETLFPTYASTSSQGIAHSFVYGTTIGNIKVNATFGNYTSHYVYINFSPVTQYHLIFNVPYGKVTITTPINSTTFTKNATGTTICNSELNYSTPSQVTLVSNEAYENFTYAESNGVKYYNSTGSIPIYCNSTTVSFNYTTYYKLNENVNPSYSSGVVSSSPLSSNGYYKKDSSLQLSAKSSNPKEWVFANWTCAASTSIGSTCYSGNSQSPTIIMSNPVNETANFDPMLSLRVIPGGDGTITASTPSGTSTNSSTFKSYPESYGSKVTLGESPANSTFKFYGYSGLGTGNYTGDNTSPTVTMDYPINETAEYDVYLNELASPSSAASSLLPGSGWYAPDSSITLTEVNNTGYKFAGWTGYENNASSSFTMVVPNTDFTEQANYDVYLTELSSPSNGAKTLSPGTGWYAPDSSITLTEVNNTGYKFVNWTGQFSSTNNQLSITVPSTPFTETAEYAVALKLSVYEHGDGKATVSPGGSTNSSSIFWETPGASLYFTETNTTGYKFAKWVGYDSGNSSNFTMTAPNSPFNETADYDVYLTELSFPSGGAKKLSPGSGWYLPNSSITLSETNNTGYKFVNWTGYEKSTSSSFTMAVPNTDFTEQANYDIYLTELSFPSGGAKTLSPGSGWYFPGNSITLSETNNTGYLFIGWTGYEGSTSSSFGMTVPTEPFTEQANYDVYLTELSYPSNAAYSLSPGSGWYAPGTSITLSGKNNTGYKFVNWTGYEKSTSSSFGMTVPTVPFTEQANYDVYLTELSYPSSGVSSLNPGSGWYFPGSSITLSGKNNTGYKFVNWTGYEKSTLSQFSLTVPSVDFKEQANYDVYLTELSSPSGAAYSLSPGSGWYFPGSSITFSEVNNTGYKFVNWTGYYNPSHVANQCTQYDSCGGSDCPSGISSSDCYTTVQGECNVVLCTYYTYNTTLTVKVPTVPFMEQANYDVALILLVSPSGDGTATASPGGSTTSSSTYWETPYSDISLSYSTSNSCATFNGWTCSGNNCWSGPEQQTTYPYTSAFVVMSSPIVEAATFSLKTYELGLSSSGPGSVSPSSEEVNCGSTIEIEALLKKPPSCSGRTCYVNYLNNWTCSGNGCYSYPGDHPPYTPNPPPYTINVTVYNNMSETANFDTYSYLT; translated from the coding sequence ATGGCGGATCGCCGTAATAAGAGAGATAGCAAAAAGAGCATGAAAAGGCTAGAGAAAAAGATTGAAACTGACTCCATAAAAGAGCACAGTGAAGCGCAATCTGCTCTTGAATACCTTGTTACTTATGGTTGGGCAATACTTATAATTGCAATAATAGTGTCACTCCTATACTTTTTCGTTGCGGTCCCATCTAGTGTGATTCCAAACAGTTGCTCGTTTACAACAGGAGCAAACTGCGAGGACATGGAACTTGGATCAAATTCAATATCCCATACATCTACAATATCTCTGCTTCTTACAAATAGCAAAGATTACGCTATAAAAGATCCATCAATTACTGTAGAATATAACAAGGTTAATGTTACCCATTCTTGCTATCCAAGTTATGTGCTTCCTGGAGGATCCATAATATGCATTGCAAATATGTCGACGTACTTACCAACAAATGCCTATGCATATGGAAACCTTTATTTAAATTCTGATGACTGTGCACTATCAAATTCTTCCTCATGTACAAATGCACCAAAGCAGATTTATGCAGGAAAATTCAATGCACATGTCGCATTGGTGGTAAAGCCTTCATTGACAATTTCACTTAATGCATCAAGTGGTCACAACGGAAGATGGCCTGCTGATAATTATCCTGACGAACTGACCGCAAATGTCATATTCCTCGGATATCCTCTTGCAGGATCAACTGTGAATTTCACAGAGGTTCCAGATGAGGAAACATTGTTCCCTACTTATGCATCTACCTCGTCGCAGGGAATCGCACACTCATTTGTATATGGAACAACTATTGGCAACATAAAAGTGAATGCGACTTTTGGAAATTACACAAGCCATTACGTATACATAAACTTTTCACCTGTAACCCAGTACCACTTGATATTCAATGTCCCTTATGGTAAGGTTACCATAACAACTCCAATCAACAGCACCACATTCACAAAGAATGCAACTGGGACCACAATATGCAATTCCGAACTTAACTACTCAACGCCATCACAGGTTACACTGGTATCAAACGAGGCATACGAGAACTTCACATATGCGGAATCAAACGGCGTAAAGTACTACAATTCGACAGGATCAATACCAATATACTGCAATTCAACGACAGTTTCATTCAATTACACAACTTACTACAAGCTAAATGAAAATGTCAATCCATCATATTCTTCAGGTGTTGTATCATCGTCCCCATTATCCTCGAACGGGTATTACAAGAAGGATTCATCATTGCAGCTTTCCGCGAAATCCTCCAATCCAAAAGAATGGGTTTTCGCAAACTGGACATGTGCTGCATCCACATCAATAGGAAGCACATGTTATTCTGGAAACAGCCAATCCCCAACAATTATAATGTCTAATCCAGTAAACGAGACAGCAAATTTTGACCCTATGCTTTCATTGAGAGTAATCCCAGGAGGCGATGGGACAATAACCGCGTCAACTCCCTCTGGCACATCCACAAATTCATCAACATTCAAAAGTTATCCTGAATCTTATGGATCAAAGGTAACACTAGGAGAGTCACCTGCAAATTCAACATTCAAGTTTTATGGATATTCCGGATTGGGTACAGGCAACTATACGGGAGACAACACATCACCAACTGTAACAATGGATTATCCTATAAACGAAACTGCAGAATATGATGTATATTTAAATGAACTTGCATCACCTTCAAGTGCGGCTTCATCATTATTGCCCGGAAGCGGCTGGTACGCACCGGATTCATCAATTACACTAACAGAAGTAAATAATACTGGATATAAGTTTGCAGGATGGACAGGATATGAGAACAATGCATCCTCATCATTTACAATGGTAGTGCCGAATACAGACTTCACGGAGCAGGCCAACTATGATGTATACCTTACAGAGCTCTCATCACCATCAAATGGTGCAAAGACGCTTTCACCTGGAACTGGATGGTACGCACCGGATTCATCAATTACACTAACAGAAGTGAACAACACAGGCTACAAGTTTGTCAATTGGACAGGCCAGTTCAGCTCAACCAATAACCAATTATCAATAACTGTGCCAAGTACCCCATTCACGGAAACTGCGGAATACGCAGTTGCCCTAAAACTATCAGTATATGAACACGGAGATGGAAAGGCAACAGTGTCTCCAGGAGGATCAACTAATTCATCCTCTATTTTCTGGGAAACACCCGGAGCTTCCCTGTATTTCACAGAGACCAATACAACAGGATACAAATTTGCGAAATGGGTAGGATATGATAGCGGCAATTCTTCAAACTTTACAATGACTGCACCAAATTCTCCTTTCAACGAAACCGCTGATTACGATGTATACCTAACTGAGCTCTCATTCCCTTCAGGAGGTGCAAAGAAGCTTTCGCCTGGCAGTGGCTGGTATCTACCAAACTCATCAATAACATTGTCCGAGACTAACAACACAGGATACAAGTTTGTCAATTGGACAGGATACGAGAAGAGCACTTCTTCATCTTTCACGATGGCAGTTCCAAATACAGACTTCACGGAGCAGGCCAACTACGATATATACCTTACAGAGCTCTCATTCCCTTCAGGGGGTGCAAAGACGCTTTCGCCTGGCAGTGGCTGGTACTTCCCTGGAAATTCAATCACATTGTCCGAGACGAACAATACAGGATACTTATTTATAGGCTGGACAGGATATGAAGGCAGCACTTCTTCATCCTTTGGCATGACAGTTCCGACAGAACCATTTACCGAACAGGCCAACTACGATGTATACCTAACTGAGCTTTCATACCCATCAAATGCGGCTTATTCATTATCACCTGGCAGCGGCTGGTACGCACCTGGAACTTCGATCACTTTATCCGGAAAGAACAACACAGGATATAAGTTTGTCAACTGGACTGGCTACGAGAAGAGTACTTCATCCTCATTTGGCATGACAGTTCCGACAGTACCGTTCACGGAGCAGGCCAACTACGATGTATACCTAACTGAGCTCTCCTACCCATCAAGTGGGGTTTCCTCATTAAATCCTGGCAGTGGCTGGTACTTCCCCGGATCTTCAATCACTTTATCCGGAAAGAACAATACAGGATATAAGTTTGTCAATTGGACTGGCTACGAGAAGAGTACTTTATCCCAATTCAGCTTGACTGTACCAAGTGTGGACTTCAAAGAGCAGGCCAACTACGATGTATACCTAACTGAGCTCTCATCGCCTTCAGGTGCAGCTTACTCCCTTTCGCCTGGCAGTGGCTGGTACTTCCCCGGATCTTCAATCACTTTTTCAGAAGTTAACAATACAGGCTACAAGTTTGTCAACTGGACTGGCTATTATAATCCAAGCCATGTTGCTAATCAGTGTACTCAATATGATTCCTGTGGTGGGTCTGATTGTCCATCAGGTATTTCATCCAGCGATTGTTACACAACGGTTCAGGGTGAGTGTAATGTAGTTTTGTGTACCTACTACACATATAATACAACCTTGACGGTTAAAGTTCCAACTGTACCGTTCATGGAGCAGGCGAACTACGATGTCGCATTAATACTTCTAGTAAGCCCATCTGGTGATGGGACAGCTACTGCTTCACCCGGAGGATCAACCACATCATCGTCAACTTATTGGGAAACCCCATATTCTGATATATCACTTTCATATTCCACTTCAAATAGCTGTGCAACATTTAATGGTTGGACCTGCAGTGGAAATAACTGTTGGAGTGGGCCAGAGCAGCAGACCACATATCCATATACATCTGCCTTTGTTGTGATGTCAAGCCCTATAGTAGAAGCTGCAACTTTCAGCCTTAAAACATATGAACTTGGATTAAGCTCATCCGGTCCGGGGTCCGTATCCCCAAGCAGTGAAGAAGTCAATTGCGGAAGCACCATAGAAATAGAAGCGCTACTCAAAAAGCCTCCAAGCTGCAGTGGCCGCACCTGTTATGTAAACTACCTTAATAACTGGACCTGCAGTGGCAATGGGTGTTATAGTTATCCAGGAGACCATCCACCATACACGCCAAACCCTCCTCCATACACAATAAATGTGACGGTTTACAACAACATGTCGGAGACAGCAAATTTCGATACCTACTCTTATCTAACATGA
- a CDS encoding Mut7-C RNAse domain-containing protein — translation MHESQPVPLYRLNIVADIMMAKVARWMRLLGIKVNDAKYIDDTQILNYIKRYRHPVLLTSDVEFSRRAEKIRVKAICVPSNIDLNHQVAYVLKRMDIDASRIKAGSLCTSCGARLIRINKASLESDKIPKNSLDAYDKFYKCPKCGKTYWRGSHWSEIDSRINEILSIYKNEKQNKSGIR, via the coding sequence ATGCATGAATCCCAACCCGTCCCACTATACAGGCTTAACATAGTGGCAGATATAATGATGGCAAAGGTTGCCCGATGGATGAGACTGCTTGGAATAAAGGTTAACGACGCCAAGTATATTGACGACACCCAGATACTTAATTATATAAAGCGCTATCGGCACCCTGTGCTATTGACAAGCGATGTCGAGTTTTCACGGAGGGCAGAGAAGATAAGGGTAAAAGCAATATGCGTGCCTTCCAATATTGACCTGAACCACCAAGTAGCATATGTTCTAAAGCGCATGGACATAGATGCAAGCAGGATCAAAGCGGGCAGCCTATGCACTTCTTGCGGAGCCAGACTTATAAGGATAAACAAGGCCAGCCTTGAAAGCGATAAAATACCTAAAAATTCACTGGATGCGTACGATAAATTTTACAAGTGCCCCAAATGCGGAAAAACCTACTGGAGAGGTTCACACTGGTCTGAGATAGATTCCAGAATTAACGAAATACTAAGCATATACAAAAACGAGAAGCAGAACAAATCCGGAATAAGGTAA